A single genomic interval of Orcinus orca chromosome 19, mOrcOrc1.1, whole genome shotgun sequence harbors:
- the ARRB2 gene encoding beta-arrestin-2 isoform X2, with translation MGEKPGTRVFKKSSPNCKLTVYLGKRDFVDHLDKVDPVDGVVLVDPDYLKDRKVFVTLTCAFRYGREDLDVLGLSFRKDLFIANYQAFPPTPNPPRPPTRLQDRLLRKLGKHAHPFFFTIPQNLPCSVTLQPGPEDTGKACGVDFEIRAFCAKSLEEKSHKRNSVRLVIRKVQFAPEKPGPQPSAETTRHFLMSDRSLHLEASLDKELYYHGEPLNVNVHVTNNSTKTVKKIKVSVRQYADICLFSTAQYKCPVAQIEQDDQVSPSSTFCKVYTITPLLSNNREKRGLALDGKLKHEDTNLASSTIVKEGANKEVLGILVSYRVKVKLVVSRGGDVSVELPFVLMHPKPHDHITLPRPQSAAPETDAPVDTNLIEFDTNYATDDDIVFEDFARLRLKGMKDEDYDDQFC, from the exons GGTCTTCAAGAAGTCGAGTCCCAACTGCAAG CTCACCGTGTACCTGGGCAAGCGGGACTTTGTAGATCACCTGGACAAAGTGGATCCTGTAG ATGGCGTGGTGCTAGTGGACCCTGACTATTTGAAGGACCGCAAAG TGTTTGTGACCCTCACCTGTGCCTTCCGCTATGGCCGCGAAGACCTGGATGTGCTGGGCCTGTCCTTCCGCAAGGACCTGTTCATCGCCAACTACCAAGCCTTCCCCCCAACGCCCAACCCGCCCCGGCCCCCCACCCGCCTGCAGGACCGGCTGCTGAGGAAGCTGGGCAAGCATGCCCACCCCTTTTTTTTCACA ATACCCCAGAACCTGCCCTGCTCCGTCACCCTGCAGCCAGGCccagaggacacagggaag GCCTGTGGGGTAGACTTTGAGATTCGAGCCTTCTGTGCCAAATCACTAGAAGAGAAAAGCCACAAAAG GAACTCCGTGCGTCTGGTGATCCGAAAGGTGCAGTTTGCCCCAGAGAAACCCGGCCCCCAGCCTTCGGCTGAAACCACACGCCACTTCCTCATGTCTGACCGGTCCCTCCACCTTGAGGCTTCCCTGGacaaggag CTGTACTACCATGGGGAGCCCCTCAATGTCAATGTCCACGTCACCAACAACTCCACCAAGACTGTCAAGAAGATCAAAGTCTCTG TGAGACAGTACGCCGACATCTGCCTCTTCAGCACCGCCCAGTACAAGTGTCCTGTGGCTCAGATCGAACAAGA TGACCAGGTGTCGCCCAGTTCCACGTTCTGTAAGGTGTACACCATAACCCCCCTGCTCAGCAACAACCGGGAGAAGCGCGGTCTCGCCCTGGACGGGAAGCTCAAGCACGAGGACACCAACCTGGCATCCAGCACCAT CGTTAAGGAGGGTGCCAACAAGGAGGTGCTGGGAATCCTGGTGTCCTACAGGGTCAAGGTGAAGCTGGTGGTGTCTCGAGGCGG ggaTGTCTCCGTGGAACTGCCTTTTGTTCTTATGCACCCCAAACCCCATGACCACATCACCCTCCCCAGACCCCAGTCAG ctGCTCCTGAAACAGATGCCCCTGTGGACACCAACCTCATTGAATTTGATACCAA CTATGCCACAGATGACGACATCGTGTTTGAGGACTTTGCCCGGCTTCGGCTGAAGGGGATGAAGGACGAGGACTACGACGACCAGTTCTGCTAG
- the ARRB2 gene encoding beta-arrestin-2 isoform X1, with protein sequence MGEKPGTRVFKKSSPNCKLTVYLGKRDFVDHLDKVDPVDGVVLVDPDYLKDRKVFVTLTCAFRYGREDLDVLGLSFRKDLFIANYQAFPPTPNPPRPPTRLQDRLLRKLGKHAHPFFFTIPQNLPCSVTLQPGPEDTGKACGVDFEIRAFCAKSLEEKSHKRNSVRLVIRKVQFAPEKPGPQPSAETTRHFLMSDRSLHLEASLDKELYYHGEPLNVNVHVTNNSTKTVKKIKVSVRQYADICLFSTAQYKCPVAQIEQDDQVSPSSTFCKVYTITPLLSNNREKRGLALDGKLKHEDTNLASSTIVKEGANKEVLGILVSYRVKVKLVVSRGGDVSVELPFVLMHPKPHDHITLPRPQSATPHPPTLLLPSAAPETDAPVDTNLIEFDTNYATDDDIVFEDFARLRLKGMKDEDYDDQFC encoded by the exons GGTCTTCAAGAAGTCGAGTCCCAACTGCAAG CTCACCGTGTACCTGGGCAAGCGGGACTTTGTAGATCACCTGGACAAAGTGGATCCTGTAG ATGGCGTGGTGCTAGTGGACCCTGACTATTTGAAGGACCGCAAAG TGTTTGTGACCCTCACCTGTGCCTTCCGCTATGGCCGCGAAGACCTGGATGTGCTGGGCCTGTCCTTCCGCAAGGACCTGTTCATCGCCAACTACCAAGCCTTCCCCCCAACGCCCAACCCGCCCCGGCCCCCCACCCGCCTGCAGGACCGGCTGCTGAGGAAGCTGGGCAAGCATGCCCACCCCTTTTTTTTCACA ATACCCCAGAACCTGCCCTGCTCCGTCACCCTGCAGCCAGGCccagaggacacagggaag GCCTGTGGGGTAGACTTTGAGATTCGAGCCTTCTGTGCCAAATCACTAGAAGAGAAAAGCCACAAAAG GAACTCCGTGCGTCTGGTGATCCGAAAGGTGCAGTTTGCCCCAGAGAAACCCGGCCCCCAGCCTTCGGCTGAAACCACACGCCACTTCCTCATGTCTGACCGGTCCCTCCACCTTGAGGCTTCCCTGGacaaggag CTGTACTACCATGGGGAGCCCCTCAATGTCAATGTCCACGTCACCAACAACTCCACCAAGACTGTCAAGAAGATCAAAGTCTCTG TGAGACAGTACGCCGACATCTGCCTCTTCAGCACCGCCCAGTACAAGTGTCCTGTGGCTCAGATCGAACAAGA TGACCAGGTGTCGCCCAGTTCCACGTTCTGTAAGGTGTACACCATAACCCCCCTGCTCAGCAACAACCGGGAGAAGCGCGGTCTCGCCCTGGACGGGAAGCTCAAGCACGAGGACACCAACCTGGCATCCAGCACCAT CGTTAAGGAGGGTGCCAACAAGGAGGTGCTGGGAATCCTGGTGTCCTACAGGGTCAAGGTGAAGCTGGTGGTGTCTCGAGGCGG ggaTGTCTCCGTGGAACTGCCTTTTGTTCTTATGCACCCCAAACCCCATGACCACATCACCCTCCCCAGACCCCAGTCAG caaccccccacccccccactctcctcctcccctcagctGCTCCTGAAACAGATGCCCCTGTGGACACCAACCTCATTGAATTTGATACCAA CTATGCCACAGATGACGACATCGTGTTTGAGGACTTTGCCCGGCTTCGGCTGAAGGGGATGAAGGACGAGGACTACGACGACCAGTTCTGCTAG
- the ARRB2 gene encoding beta-arrestin-2 isoform X3 yields MGEKPGTRVFKKSSPNCKLTVYLGKRDFVDHLDKVDPVDGVVLVDPDYLKDRKDLDVLGLSFRKDLFIANYQAFPPTPNPPRPPTRLQDRLLRKLGKHAHPFFFTIPQNLPCSVTLQPGPEDTGKACGVDFEIRAFCAKSLEEKSHKRNSVRLVIRKVQFAPEKPGPQPSAETTRHFLMSDRSLHLEASLDKELYYHGEPLNVNVHVTNNSTKTVKKIKVSVRQYADICLFSTAQYKCPVAQIEQDDQVSPSSTFCKVYTITPLLSNNREKRGLALDGKLKHEDTNLASSTIVKEGANKEVLGILVSYRVKVKLVVSRGGDVSVELPFVLMHPKPHDHITLPRPQSATPHPPTLLLPSAAPETDAPVDTNLIEFDTNYATDDDIVFEDFARLRLKGMKDEDYDDQFC; encoded by the exons GGTCTTCAAGAAGTCGAGTCCCAACTGCAAG CTCACCGTGTACCTGGGCAAGCGGGACTTTGTAGATCACCTGGACAAAGTGGATCCTGTAG ATGGCGTGGTGCTAGTGGACCCTGACTATTTGAAGGACCGCAAAG ACCTGGATGTGCTGGGCCTGTCCTTCCGCAAGGACCTGTTCATCGCCAACTACCAAGCCTTCCCCCCAACGCCCAACCCGCCCCGGCCCCCCACCCGCCTGCAGGACCGGCTGCTGAGGAAGCTGGGCAAGCATGCCCACCCCTTTTTTTTCACA ATACCCCAGAACCTGCCCTGCTCCGTCACCCTGCAGCCAGGCccagaggacacagggaag GCCTGTGGGGTAGACTTTGAGATTCGAGCCTTCTGTGCCAAATCACTAGAAGAGAAAAGCCACAAAAG GAACTCCGTGCGTCTGGTGATCCGAAAGGTGCAGTTTGCCCCAGAGAAACCCGGCCCCCAGCCTTCGGCTGAAACCACACGCCACTTCCTCATGTCTGACCGGTCCCTCCACCTTGAGGCTTCCCTGGacaaggag CTGTACTACCATGGGGAGCCCCTCAATGTCAATGTCCACGTCACCAACAACTCCACCAAGACTGTCAAGAAGATCAAAGTCTCTG TGAGACAGTACGCCGACATCTGCCTCTTCAGCACCGCCCAGTACAAGTGTCCTGTGGCTCAGATCGAACAAGA TGACCAGGTGTCGCCCAGTTCCACGTTCTGTAAGGTGTACACCATAACCCCCCTGCTCAGCAACAACCGGGAGAAGCGCGGTCTCGCCCTGGACGGGAAGCTCAAGCACGAGGACACCAACCTGGCATCCAGCACCAT CGTTAAGGAGGGTGCCAACAAGGAGGTGCTGGGAATCCTGGTGTCCTACAGGGTCAAGGTGAAGCTGGTGGTGTCTCGAGGCGG ggaTGTCTCCGTGGAACTGCCTTTTGTTCTTATGCACCCCAAACCCCATGACCACATCACCCTCCCCAGACCCCAGTCAG caaccccccacccccccactctcctcctcccctcagctGCTCCTGAAACAGATGCCCCTGTGGACACCAACCTCATTGAATTTGATACCAA CTATGCCACAGATGACGACATCGTGTTTGAGGACTTTGCCCGGCTTCGGCTGAAGGGGATGAAGGACGAGGACTACGACGACCAGTTCTGCTAG